The sequence TCTGCTTCTGGAAGGGAGGCTCCAGTGCCCACCACTGCGACTGCGCGGGAGCTGGTCGTGTATGTTTTGCCCTCCTTTTCGTACACCGAGGCGAAATAGTATTTGGCGCCTGAATCCCATATCTTCTTCTCGTTCACGGATATCTCGGAATCCTGGACGGGCTTTTCAGGGTAGCCGGTTGGAACCAGGTATTTG is a genomic window of Candidatus Micrarchaeia archaeon containing:
- a CDS encoding phosphoribosylglycinamide synthetase C domain-containing protein — translated: KYLVPTGYPEKPVQDSEISVNEKKIWDSGAKYYFASVYEKEGKTYTTSSRAVAVVGTGASLPEAEEKAEEAAACVSGPLWHRRDVGTRALVQKRVEHMQRLRT